One segment of Meriones unguiculatus strain TT.TT164.6M chromosome 3, Bangor_MerUng_6.1, whole genome shotgun sequence DNA contains the following:
- the LOC110551277 gene encoding amiloride-sensitive amine oxidase [copper-containing]-like has translation MVMAQRSLTVGWVAAILLLQMAVAEHLRWTLNGRPQVFSDLSVFEMKIVHDFLMDKKELQLQPSRTPTLAKNSVYLIEMLLPEKRDVLDFLDKGKRSPVREARVVIFFGAQEHPRVTEFAVGPLPVPIYMREISPGPGRYPSWASRPISKAEYSLIYRALMNATEPLHQFFLDTTDYSLKDCLEHCLTFTYVAPHGTKSGQRRSWFILQRYMAGHFLQPTGLEVLLDHGSSDVQDWRVQQLWYNGKLYSSAEELAQKYASGEVSVLVLMESAPKDSEKPPVSSLSSTPGELPTTVSMASPSMAEPHLPRYNIEDNTVFYRDWLFSYRLRPSSGLQILNVHFRRVRIAYEVSVQEAVAQFGGHIPAGTHTKYMDVGWGPGSATRQLVHGIDCPDTATFLEVIHHYDTDKPVSYPQALCLFEMPVGMPIRRHFNSNFRADFNSSAGTKGHMLVLRTSSTVHHYDYLWDFIFYPNGAMEAKMQASGLVHASFYQPEEKSYISQLHTHLFSKVHTHLAHYRLDLDIAGSKNSFQALQIQEGITNSKSLRQHAIQNNQKPMNYSQERQAAFHFGKPLPNYLFFSNLHRTRSGQRSTYRLQIYSKIHHVRLPGWQKRRGVSWTRYPLAVTKYQDSERCSSSIYSQNNPWDPPVVFEDFIRNNVNIENKDLVAWVTVGFHNMPYSKNSTDMTAPRNIVGFVFRPFNSFMASRDTQL, from the exons ATGGTGATGGCACAAAGGAGCCTGACAGTGGGCTGGGTGGCTGCCATCTTGCTGCTGCAGATGGCCGTGGCAGAGCACCTCAGGTGGACCTTGAATGGCAGGCCCCAGGTATTCTCGGACCTGAGTGTTTTTGAGATGAAGATTGTGCATGACTTCCTGATGGACAAAAAGGAGCTGCAACTGCAACCATCCAGGACCCCAACTTTGGCCAAGAACTCAGTGTACCTCATAGAGATGCTGCTGCCTGAGAAGAGGGACGTGCTGGATTTTCTGGACAAAGGAAAAAGGAGTCCAGTGCGGGAAGCCCGTGTTGTCATCTTCTTTGGTGCTCAGGAGCACCCTCGTGTCACTGAGTTTGCTGTTGGGCCCTTGCCAGTACCAATCTACATGCGAGAAATATCTCCCGGGCCCGGGCGCTATCCATCCTGGGCATCTAGACCCATCTCCAAAGCAGAGTACAGCCTCATCTACCGTGCCCTGATGAATGCCACGGAGCCTCTCCACCAGTTCTTCCTTGACACCACCGACTATTCACTAAAGGACTGCCTTGAGCATTGTCTGACCTTCACGTATGTGGCCCCCCACGGCACAAAGTCTGGCCAGCGCCGCAGCTGGTTCATCCTGCAACGCTATATGGCCGGCCACTTTCTGCAGCCCACAGGCCTGGAGGTCCTTCTGGACCACGGGAGCTCAGACGTCCAGGACTGGAGAGTGCAGCAGCTCTGGTATAACGGCAAGCTCTACAGCAGCGCGGAGGAACTGGCTCAGAAATACGCCAGTGGAGAAGTGAGTGTGCTTGTCCTCATGGAGTCAGCACCCAAGGACTCAGAGAAGCCCccagtctcctctctctccagcACCCCGGGGGAACTCCCTACTACTGTCAGCATGGCTAGCCCCAGCATGGCTGAGCCCCACCTTCCCCGCTATAACATAGAGGACAACACAGTGTTCTACAGAGACTGGCTCTTCTCCTACCGGCTACGACCCTCTTCCGGCCTGCAGATCCTGAACGTGCACTTCCGGCGTGTGCGCATTGCGTATGAGGTCAGCGTGCAAGAGGCTGTGGCGCAGTTTGGAGGACATATACCTGCAGGTACTCATACCAAGTACATGGATGTGGGCTGGGGCCCAGGCAGTGCCACTCGCCAGTTAGTCCATGGCATTGACTGCCCGGACACGGCTACCTTCCTGGAAGTCATCCACCACTATGACACCGACAAGCCAGTCTCCTACCCACAagctctctgcctctttgagatGCCGGTAGGAATGCCAATTAGGCGCCACTTCAACTCCAACTTTAGAGCCGACTTCAACTCCAGTGCAGGGACGAAGGGACACATGCTGGTGTTACGGACAAGCTCGACAGTCCACCACTATGACTACCTTTGGGACTTCATCTTCTACCCTAATGGGGCAATGGAGGCAAAGATGCAAGCCAGTGGCTTGGTCCATGCTTCCTTCTACCAGCCTGAAGAGAAGAGCTACATCTCTCAGTTGCACACCCACCTGTTCAGCAAAGTCCACACCCACTTAGCACATTACCGTCTTGACCTGGACATAGCAG GCAGCAAGAACAGCTTCCAGGCACTGCAGATTCAGGAAGGCATCACCAATTCTAAGAGCCTGAGACAGCATGCAATCCAAAACAACCAAAAGCCAATGAATTACTCACAGGAGCGTCAGGCAGCCTTCCACTTTGGAAAGCCGCTTCCCAATTACCTGTTCTTTAGCAACCTCCACAGGACCCGTTCGGGCCAGAGGAGCACCTACCGCCTGCAGATCTACTCCAAAATCCATCACGTGCGACTGCCAGGTTGGCAGAAGAGGCGTGGTGTCTCTTGGACCAG GTACCCTTTGGCTGTGACCAAATACCAGGATTCTGAGAGGTGCAGCAGCAGCATCTACAGCCAGAATAATCCCTGGGATCCCCCTGTGGTCTTTGAGGATTTCATTCGGAACAATGTGAACATTGAAAATAAG GATTTGGTGGCCTGGGTCACAGTGGGATTCCACAACATGCCCTATTCTAAGAACAGTACCGACATGACTGCACCCAGGAACATTGTGGGCTTTGTGTTCCGGCCCTTCAACTCCTTCATGGCTTCTAGAGACACCCAGCTATAA